In Gammaproteobacteria bacterium, the following are encoded in one genomic region:
- a CDS encoding DUF4258 domain-containing protein has translation MNAKKLIYRSHAIKQMFERNIGEADVKAVIDLGEVIQDYPDDVPYPSRLILGWCRGRPIHVVAAYDNQERTDIVITVYEPDHSLWEDGFKKRKPT, from the coding sequence ATGAATGCAAAGAAACTGATATACAGAAGCCACGCCATCAAGCAAATGTTTGAACGTAACATTGGAGAGGCAGACGTAAAAGCCGTTATTGACCTGGGTGAAGTGATCCAGGACTATCCTGATGACGTTCCCTACCCAAGCCGCTTGATACTTGGCTGGTGCAGAGGACGGCCGATTCACGTGGTCGCCGCTTACGACAACCAGGAAAGAACAGACATCGTGATCACCGTCTATGAGCCCGATCACTCACTGTGGGAAGACGGATTCAAAAAGAGGAAACCGACATGA
- a CDS encoding type II toxin-antitoxin system MqsA family antitoxin encodes MKCLICNLGETREGFATVTLERGQATLVFKHVPAQVCTNCGEEYIDDAVVRHLFEHAEEALEAGVELDVRQYKAA; translated from the coding sequence ATGAAATGCCTTATCTGCAATCTGGGAGAAACCCGCGAAGGATTTGCCACCGTTACACTTGAACGGGGGCAAGCCACTCTGGTATTCAAGCACGTGCCCGCCCAAGTCTGTACAAACTGCGGGGAAGAATACATCGATGATGCCGTCGTCAGGCACTTGTTTGAACACGCCGAGGAAGCGCTGGAAGCAGGTGTCGAATTGGACGTCAGACAATACAAAGCAGCCTGA
- a CDS encoding type II toxin-antitoxin system RelE/ParE family toxin: MKLVWTEPAVEALQAVHDYIALDHPFYAVRFVDRMTRSAERLIIHPEIGRQVPEAGLEDIREIIFQRYRIIYRLRPHLIQILTVVHGARNLAGSEPKPWEVG, encoded by the coding sequence ATGAAGCTCGTCTGGACCGAGCCTGCAGTAGAAGCCTTGCAGGCAGTCCACGATTATATTGCCCTGGACCACCCCTTCTACGCGGTCCGTTTTGTCGACCGCATGACGAGATCTGCTGAGCGACTGATCATCCATCCTGAAATCGGCAGGCAAGTGCCCGAAGCCGGGCTGGAAGATATTCGCGAGATCATCTTTCAGCGTTACCGGATTATCTACCGACTGCGCCCTCACCTGATCCAAATCCTGACAGTCGTACACGGCGCGCGAAACCTTGCCGGATCGGAACCAAAACCTTGGGAGGTTGGATGA
- a CDS encoding DUF1016 domain-containing protein, giving the protein MTNYHSPISSPHEEDAFAPILDFVRQARGQALAAVNRELVALYWRIGEYLSHKIAADGWGQGTIKRLADWLVIHEPVIRGYSPQNLWRMRQFHETYREDAILSPVVRELSWTHNLVILSKCRSQEERGFYLRLAVQERWTKRELERQLDGGLFERTLIAKPKLSPALREIHPGAESAFKDGYLIDFLSLPHVHSEHDLQKGLLANLKQFLLELGREFCFVDEEYLIQVGAKDFFIDLLLYHRGLQALVAFELRIDDFKPAYLGQLEFYLEALDRDHKKPHEAASIGVLLCKSRDHDVVEYALSRSLSPTLVAEYVTKLPDKHMLQTKLDEFYELAQYQARQEREP; this is encoded by the coding sequence ATGACTAACTACCACTCGCCAATCTCATCGCCGCACGAAGAGGATGCTTTTGCTCCCATCCTCGATTTCGTTCGCCAAGCGCGCGGCCAGGCCTTGGCGGCCGTCAACCGCGAACTGGTAGCGCTTTACTGGCGGATTGGCGAATACCTCAGCCACAAGATTGCAGCGGACGGCTGGGGGCAAGGTACGATCAAGCGCTTGGCCGACTGGCTGGTGATCCATGAACCCGTTATCAGGGGATACTCCCCGCAAAATCTTTGGCGGATGCGCCAGTTCCACGAGACCTACCGAGAAGACGCAATTCTCTCACCAGTGGTGAGAGAATTGTCCTGGACCCACAACCTGGTTATTTTGTCCAAGTGCAGATCGCAGGAGGAACGGGGCTTCTATCTTCGCCTCGCGGTACAGGAGCGGTGGACCAAACGCGAACTGGAGCGGCAACTTGATGGCGGCCTGTTCGAGCGCACCCTGATCGCCAAACCAAAACTCTCACCGGCGTTGAGAGAAATCCACCCCGGTGCCGAATCTGCCTTCAAGGACGGCTATCTTATAGACTTTCTTAGCCTGCCCCATGTCCACAGCGAACACGACCTGCAGAAAGGCCTGCTTGCCAACCTCAAACAGTTCCTGCTCGAACTGGGGCGAGAATTCTGCTTCGTGGATGAGGAATACCTTATCCAGGTAGGCGCCAAGGATTTTTTCATCGACCTTCTGCTCTACCATCGCGGCCTTCAAGCCCTCGTGGCTTTCGAACTCAGGATCGACGATTTCAAACCCGCCTACCTGGGGCAACTGGAGTTCTATCTCGAGGCCCTCGACCGCGACCACAAGAAACCCCACGAAGCGGCCAGCATTGGTGTGCTACTGTGCAAGAGTCGCGACCATGATGTAGTGGAATACGCCCTTTCGCGCAGCCTCTCACCAACACTTGTGGCAGAATATGTGACCAAACTGCCAGACAAGCATATGCTGCAAACGAAGCTGGATGAATTTTACGAACTGGCACAATACCAAGCCCGCCAGGAGCGCGAGCCATGA
- a CDS encoding ABC transporter ATP-binding protein, with product MSIIEVNHVTKEFKLGQLHSLKTTALNQWRRLTGQPVEERKPFKALDDVTFSVEQGEVLGIIGHNGAGKSTMLKLLANISKPSSGSITVKGKIAPLIEVGAGLVGDLTGRENIYLNGAILGMPKKEIDRKFDDIVAFAELEEFIDTPIKRYSSGMQVRLGFSVATSVESDILIVDEVLAVGDLAFQRKCFDRIEDLINRQEKTVLLVSHNIRQVERLCSRVIMLDHGHTVADGDPTEVSNLFFDYSNQKIKSDASNTSGGKFRTSDELTFKGMDFYDEHGQSADRINFLSPFHICIQFTINKPLERICFLIGAHTTDFVYLTANNNVEDPRDFETGDHAVELHFESMTLLPGIYSMRAWIGTPEGRESFYGENLFSFQVFSHDHFITRQQEMGLFHLNATWNFGENRMLSSKMASPQPIDE from the coding sequence ATGAGCATCATTGAAGTCAACCACGTCACCAAGGAATTCAAGCTCGGGCAGTTGCACAGCCTGAAAACCACCGCACTCAACCAGTGGCGGCGACTCACCGGCCAGCCGGTGGAAGAGCGCAAGCCATTCAAGGCCCTGGATGACGTCACTTTCTCCGTCGAGCAAGGCGAGGTGTTGGGCATCATCGGTCACAACGGCGCCGGCAAGAGCACGATGCTCAAGTTGCTCGCCAACATTTCAAAACCCTCCAGCGGCAGCATCACCGTCAAAGGCAAGATCGCCCCATTGATTGAGGTAGGAGCCGGCCTGGTTGGCGACCTCACCGGCCGCGAAAACATCTATCTCAACGGCGCCATCCTCGGCATGCCGAAGAAGGAAATCGACCGCAAGTTCGACGACATCGTCGCCTTCGCCGAACTGGAAGAATTCATAGATACCCCGATCAAGCGTTACTCATCAGGCATGCAAGTGCGGTTGGGATTTTCCGTCGCCACCAGCGTGGAGTCGGATATTCTGATCGTAGACGAGGTGCTGGCTGTGGGTGATCTGGCGTTTCAGCGGAAGTGTTTCGACCGGATCGAAGATTTGATTAATAGGCAGGAGAAAACCGTATTATTGGTAAGTCACAATATCAGGCAAGTCGAACGCCTCTGTAGCAGAGTCATTATGTTGGATCATGGTCACACAGTGGCCGACGGTGATCCAACCGAAGTAAGTAATCTCTTCTTCGATTACAGCAACCAGAAAATCAAGTCAGACGCTTCAAATACTAGTGGTGGAAAGTTCAGAACGTCAGATGAGCTAACCTTTAAGGGCATGGATTTTTACGATGAGCACGGCCAATCTGCGGATCGGATTAATTTCCTCTCGCCCTTCCACATATGTATTCAATTTACAATTAACAAACCTCTTGAGCGTATTTGTTTCCTCATCGGCGCACACACCACCGATTTCGTATATCTCACCGCCAATAATAATGTCGAGGACCCGCGTGATTTCGAGACGGGCGATCATGCTGTCGAATTGCATTTCGAGTCCATGACGCTGTTGCCAGGCATCTACTCAATGCGTGCATGGATAGGAACCCCGGAAGGCCGTGAATCGTTTTATGGGGAAAATCTTTTCTCCTTCCAGGTTTTTTCGCATGATCACTTCATCACCCGCCAACAGGAAATGGGGTTATTCCACTTAAATGCCACATGGAATTTTGGAGAAAATAGAATGCTGTCTTCCAAAATGGCTAGCCCGCAACCGATTGATGAATAA
- a CDS encoding methyltransferase domain-containing protein: MADPFKIAYKYYRSAFNKWEFHKRKNEAHRKLKLWQRPYKLHLGCGEIRFNGWINIDLNKDLTDTDIIWDLAWGIPVEDSSCGLIFTEHMLEHISVNAGLSFLRECHRALQPGGVVRIAMPSLDVLIEKAYLGNWREQDWLTWPAYQFIKTRAEMMNIFFRWWGHQWIYDREELHRRLREAGFTDIRDVEWGKSEVPDMQNRETRPDSLLICEARK, translated from the coding sequence ATGGCAGATCCTTTCAAAATAGCATACAAATATTACCGTTCTGCATTTAACAAATGGGAATTTCACAAACGAAAAAATGAAGCCCATAGAAAATTAAAACTATGGCAGCGTCCCTATAAATTGCACCTAGGTTGCGGGGAAATCAGATTCAATGGCTGGATCAACATAGATCTAAATAAGGATCTAACAGATACCGATATTATCTGGGACTTGGCCTGGGGAATTCCTGTGGAGGACTCTTCCTGTGGGTTGATTTTTACTGAACACATGTTGGAACACATAAGCGTCAACGCTGGGCTTTCGTTCCTGCGCGAGTGCCATCGCGCACTTCAACCAGGAGGGGTAGTAAGAATCGCAATGCCATCCCTCGACGTACTCATTGAAAAGGCCTATCTAGGCAATTGGCGGGAACAGGATTGGTTAACTTGGCCAGCCTATCAGTTCATTAAAACGCGTGCCGAAATGATGAATATTTTTTTCAGGTGGTGGGGGCATCAATGGATATACGATCGAGAGGAGCTGCATAGGCGGTTGCGAGAAGCTGGTTTTACCGACATACGCGACGTTGAATGGGGCAAGAGCGAAGTGCCTGATATGCAAAATCGCGAAACCCGCCCCGACTCATTGCTGATATGCGAGGCGCGAAAATGA
- a CDS encoding acetyltransferase: protein MQNRTVTRKPPIVVFGAGGHALVVADILGQMDQYRIIGFLDDVNHERHGAKFAGASILGGSNELAALRADGVTHAIVAIGHCATRTRIAEMLVNTGFELVSAIHPRAYIAGNVEIGPGCVVAAQAAINPGSKLGTNVIVNTGATVDHECEIGAAAHIGPGVHLAGRVQVGERAWIGIGCCVSDRVRIGSDAFIGAGAAVVRDIPASMLAYGVPARVIGKVNE from the coding sequence ATGCAAAACCGCACTGTGACCAGAAAACCTCCTATCGTCGTGTTCGGTGCTGGAGGCCATGCCCTAGTAGTGGCCGATATCCTTGGCCAAATGGATCAGTACCGTATCATCGGATTTCTGGACGATGTGAATCACGAACGCCACGGTGCGAAATTCGCCGGAGCCTCAATCCTTGGCGGTTCCAACGAACTGGCGGCCTTGCGCGCCGACGGTGTGACTCACGCCATCGTGGCAATCGGTCATTGTGCAACGCGCACTCGAATAGCTGAAATGCTTGTCAACACAGGTTTTGAGCTGGTCAGCGCAATACACCCGCGAGCCTATATTGCCGGCAACGTGGAAATCGGCCCAGGCTGCGTAGTGGCAGCCCAGGCCGCGATTAATCCGGGTAGCAAGTTAGGCACCAACGTCATCGTCAACACCGGGGCCACAGTAGACCATGAATGCGAAATTGGCGCAGCTGCCCACATTGGCCCGGGTGTACATTTAGCCGGTAGAGTACAGGTGGGAGAACGCGCTTGGATAGGCATTGGTTGCTGCGTGAGCGATCGTGTCCGCATAGGCTCAGATGCCTTCATTGGAGCTGGGGCTGCCGTGGTGCGGGATATTCCAGCAAGTATGCTGGCCTATGGAGTACCAGCCCGTGTTATCGGGAAAGTGAACGAATGA
- a CDS encoding aminotransferase class I/II-fold pyridoxal phosphate-dependent enzyme, whose product MNNTRPLAILGAAPTFPEPLYVGRPNIGDRERLMARLNDMLDRRWLTNNGPYVQELERELEKMLGVKHCIAMCNATVALEIVIRALELKGEVIAPSFTFIATAHALQWQEITPVFCDVGPATHNLDPRRVEELITPRTTGIIGVHVWGRPCDIPALAEIAQRRRLKLLFDAAHAFGCTTGGRHLGNFGDAEVFSFHATKFFNAFEGGAVTTNDDALAAKIRLMKNFGFSGYDNVIYIGTNGKMSEASAAMALTSLESMDSFIATNQANHETYTASFADFHGLKLIGYDNSEQNNYQYVVVEVDESQTGLNRDELIKVLHAENVIARRYFYPGCHRMEPYRSFFPHAGLLLPHTEALADRVLVLPTGTAVNSKDIGTIGDILYSAVANAPAVRTYAEQSGK is encoded by the coding sequence ATGAACAATACTAGACCCCTCGCCATTCTCGGTGCCGCCCCGACGTTCCCCGAACCCCTATATGTAGGGCGTCCCAACATCGGCGACCGAGAACGTTTGATGGCACGACTCAACGACATGCTCGACCGCCGCTGGCTTACCAACAACGGACCCTACGTGCAGGAACTAGAACGTGAACTGGAAAAGATGCTGGGCGTGAAGCACTGCATCGCCATGTGCAACGCGACAGTAGCTCTGGAAATTGTCATTCGTGCGTTGGAGTTGAAGGGCGAGGTGATCGCCCCTTCTTTTACCTTCATTGCCACCGCCCATGCCCTGCAATGGCAGGAAATCACCCCTGTGTTCTGCGACGTTGGCCCGGCGACCCATAATCTTGATCCACGACGTGTGGAAGAACTCATCACACCCCGTACTACGGGCATCATCGGTGTACACGTCTGGGGCCGTCCTTGTGACATTCCGGCACTCGCCGAGATCGCGCAGCGACGCCGACTCAAGCTGCTATTCGACGCCGCCCATGCCTTCGGCTGTACCACCGGTGGGCGCCACCTCGGCAATTTCGGCGACGCTGAAGTGTTCAGTTTTCATGCCACCAAGTTTTTCAACGCCTTCGAGGGTGGAGCGGTCACCACCAACGATGACGCGCTGGCAGCGAAAATCCGCTTGATGAAGAATTTTGGATTCAGTGGTTACGACAATGTCATCTATATCGGCACCAACGGAAAGATGAGTGAAGCATCGGCTGCTATGGCTCTCACGTCCCTTGAGAGCATGGACAGTTTCATCGCCACCAACCAGGCCAACCACGAAACTTACACTGCATCCTTTGCGGACTTTCATGGACTTAAGCTGATAGGGTATGATAACAGTGAACAAAACAACTACCAATACGTCGTGGTGGAGGTAGACGAGTCCCAGACCGGCCTTAACCGTGATGAACTGATCAAAGTTCTGCATGCAGAAAATGTCATCGCCCGACGTTATTTCTATCCAGGTTGCCATCGCATGGAACCCTACCGCTCATTTTTCCCCCATGCCGGTCTGTTACTACCCCACACGGAAGCCTTAGCCGACCGGGTACTAGTACTTCCCACCGGTACCGCTGTAAATTCCAAGGATATCGGCACCATCGGCGATATTCTGTACTCCGCCGTCGCCAATGCGCCCGCAGTACGTACCTACGCCGAACAGAGCGGTAAATAA
- a CDS encoding glycosyltransferase, with product MAAPVVSVCIPTFNGAAFLDDCLRSVRSQSFSDFEIVIVDDNSTDETVAIAAQHAADDPRIQIFEYKTHSGLGGAGNYNRCIQHSHGEWIKYVFQDDLLALRCLERMLEATSAESRFVACWKDFLFSPETPHQVRDEYLAMPDLKSVFGEHHRVDATTFCHAVLARWQKNFVGEPTSMLIHRDCFERYGQFNPDIATFADMECWIRIGSHEGLTIVPEVLATFRIHKASMSGIIRHTRLYRAELERVLLCNNLAFSNQYASLRAHAARVNPPIDPIQKLVQIAQDVRWLAIHAQNSQNDFTLLTEWENFSRHYPHITQLLPRTKEADPSLLTRIKKYIARQIGPS from the coding sequence ATGGCAGCCCCTGTCGTAAGCGTCTGCATTCCCACATTCAATGGCGCGGCATTTTTGGATGATTGCCTACGCAGCGTTCGCAGTCAAAGCTTCAGTGATTTCGAAATCGTTATCGTCGATGACAACTCAACAGATGAGACTGTTGCAATTGCAGCACAGCACGCCGCTGACGACCCTCGTATTCAAATTTTTGAATACAAAACACATTCTGGGCTTGGCGGTGCCGGAAACTACAACCGCTGCATCCAACATTCACACGGAGAATGGATTAAGTATGTTTTTCAAGATGACCTGCTGGCGCTCAGGTGTCTTGAACGCATGTTGGAAGCCACAAGTGCAGAAAGTCGCTTCGTGGCTTGCTGGAAAGACTTCCTTTTCTCGCCGGAGACGCCCCACCAAGTACGGGACGAATACCTGGCCATGCCTGACCTCAAATCGGTGTTCGGTGAACATCATCGAGTCGACGCTACAACCTTTTGTCATGCGGTACTGGCACGCTGGCAGAAGAACTTCGTAGGTGAGCCAACTTCAATGCTGATACATAGGGATTGTTTCGAGCGGTATGGCCAGTTCAATCCTGATATTGCGACATTCGCTGATATGGAATGCTGGATTCGTATTGGTAGCCATGAAGGTTTAACCATCGTACCGGAGGTACTTGCAACCTTCCGCATCCACAAAGCATCCATGAGCGGGATCATCCGCCATACACGCCTGTACCGGGCAGAACTAGAGAGAGTGTTACTGTGCAACAACCTTGCTTTTTCTAATCAATATGCCTCTCTCCGGGCGCATGCCGCAAGAGTCAACCCGCCAATTGACCCTATTCAAAAACTAGTGCAAATAGCCCAAGATGTGCGGTGGCTTGCCATCCATGCCCAGAACAGCCAAAACGATTTCACGCTCCTTACGGAGTGGGAGAACTTCTCCCGGCACTATCCCCACATAACTCAGTTGCTGCCACGAACAAAAGAGGCAGATCCGAGCCTGCTTACTCGCATAAAAAAATATATTGCTAGACAGATTGGTCCCTCTTAG
- a CDS encoding glycosyltransferase family 2 protein, with protein MPIVSICIPTYNGARYLESCLDSVLSQTYKDIEILLVDDGSTDATFEILERYAASDQRIRLARNEQNRGLVDNWNHCIELAHGEWIKFVFQDDLIAPGCLERLVAASAQDVFFVACKRNYLFDEDTTKDVRQFYFDNQRLIDNIFSESGRISAQDYCQLALARIGMNFVGEPTSVMLRKSVFDQYGLFNPHLIMSCDLEYWTRVAIHTGLVYVAEKLATFRVHKGATSETNRAHRQYRMEVLDALIILHDIVYASNYAPLREAANSRQPPINLLQKLAEEARGAKWLAVAAANRADNPDSTLIEEWNQVAQDYPRLAKLSGGASSHRGSKLLSAWRDRLSRFL; from the coding sequence ATGCCAATCGTCAGCATCTGCATACCCACATATAACGGCGCCCGATATCTGGAGTCCTGTTTGGACAGCGTGTTGAGCCAGACCTACAAAGATATTGAGATTCTTTTGGTCGATGATGGATCAACCGATGCCACTTTTGAAATCCTTGAGCGTTACGCGGCCAGCGATCAACGAATCCGATTGGCCCGAAACGAGCAGAATCGTGGGCTGGTAGATAACTGGAACCATTGCATTGAACTAGCCCACGGCGAGTGGATCAAGTTCGTCTTTCAGGACGACCTGATCGCGCCCGGCTGTTTAGAACGGCTGGTTGCCGCATCAGCGCAGGACGTTTTTTTTGTTGCATGCAAACGCAATTACTTATTCGATGAGGACACCACCAAAGATGTCCGACAGTTTTATTTTGATAATCAGCGTTTGATTGATAACATTTTTTCGGAGTCTGGCAGGATTTCCGCACAAGACTATTGTCAATTGGCGCTTGCTCGGATAGGGATGAATTTCGTAGGCGAGCCTACCAGCGTCATGTTGAGAAAAAGTGTTTTTGACCAATATGGATTATTTAATCCTCATTTAATCATGTCCTGCGACTTGGAGTATTGGACACGGGTTGCCATCCATACCGGCTTAGTCTATGTGGCGGAAAAACTGGCGACTTTTCGAGTGCATAAAGGGGCAACGAGCGAAACAAACCGGGCTCATCGTCAATATCGAATGGAAGTATTGGATGCGCTTATCATTCTGCATGATATTGTATATGCGTCGAACTATGCACCGCTACGAGAGGCTGCCAACAGCCGGCAGCCTCCAATCAATCTATTACAAAAGCTCGCCGAGGAGGCGCGTGGTGCAAAATGGCTGGCAGTCGCCGCTGCAAACAGAGCGGATAATCCAGATAGTACCCTGATAGAAGAATGGAATCAGGTGGCGCAAGATTACCCGCGCCTTGCAAAGCTTTCGGGTGGCGCCTCCTCACACCGGGGTAGTAAACTACTGAGTGCCTGGCGGGATCGGCTGTCCAGATTTTTGTAA
- a CDS encoding glycoside hydrolase family 99-like domain-containing protein, with translation MADIKLICFYLPQFHPTPENDAWWGKGFTEWRNVTKAKPLFPGHYQPHIPADLGFYDLRLPEVREAQAEVAREYGIHGFCYYHYWFNGRCILERPFNEVLASGKPDFPFCLCWANENWTRVWDGGEKNVLLEQKYNHEDDLAHIESLMPAFRDERYIRIDGKPLFLVYRTELMPDPARTAEIWREAAKRAGVGDLYLARVESFDNATDPRGIGFDAAVEFAPDGNYYGEKKFHGKFYEWLARRGLLSKGYIENNVGNYRGLAALHRQRPDPTFTRFHCVTPSWDNSPRRKQGAWIYDGSTPEIYGDWLKTALRRTLKKHKGDERVVFINAWNEWAEGNHLEPDLKWGRAYLEATDIAKKAAISGEGENSHSPIPKGIGSPSTPVAKRLYWKTAAFASKQVELAKALFKK, from the coding sequence ATGGCGGACATTAAGCTCATTTGCTTCTACCTTCCTCAGTTCCACCCTACTCCCGAAAATGACGCATGGTGGGGGAAGGGCTTTACGGAATGGCGGAATGTTACGAAGGCTAAACCATTGTTCCCCGGCCATTACCAGCCGCATATTCCGGCCGACCTGGGTTTTTACGATTTGCGGCTACCCGAGGTGCGGGAGGCGCAGGCGGAGGTGGCGCGGGAATACGGCATCCACGGTTTTTGCTACTACCACTACTGGTTCAACGGCCGGTGCATTCTAGAGCGTCCTTTCAATGAGGTATTGGCCTCCGGCAAACCCGATTTTCCCTTCTGCCTGTGCTGGGCGAACGAGAACTGGACCAGGGTTTGGGATGGGGGCGAGAAGAATGTTCTGCTCGAGCAGAAGTACAACCATGAGGACGATCTTGCCCATATTGAGAGTCTGATGCCCGCTTTCCGCGACGAGCGCTATATACGGATCGATGGCAAGCCGCTATTTCTGGTCTATCGGACTGAGCTTATGCCTGATCCGGCGCGGACGGCCGAGATTTGGCGCGAGGCGGCAAAGCGGGCCGGCGTTGGGGATCTTTATCTTGCCAGAGTGGAGAGTTTCGACAATGCCACTGATCCGCGCGGTATCGGGTTTGACGCCGCGGTAGAGTTTGCCCCGGACGGCAACTACTATGGCGAGAAGAAGTTTCATGGCAAGTTTTATGAGTGGCTGGCAAGAAGAGGGTTGCTGAGTAAGGGGTACATCGAAAACAATGTGGGCAATTATCGGGGGCTCGCAGCCCTCCATCGTCAAAGGCCTGATCCAACCTTTACCCGATTTCACTGCGTCACACCGTCGTGGGACAACAGCCCACGTAGGAAGCAGGGCGCCTGGATTTACGATGGATCGACGCCGGAGATCTATGGAGATTGGCTAAAAACTGCGCTCCGAAGAACGCTAAAAAAACACAAAGGCGATGAAAGGGTAGTCTTTATCAACGCCTGGAACGAGTGGGCGGAGGGCAATCACCTGGAGCCTGACCTTAAGTGGGGGCGCGCCTATCTGGAGGCGACCGATATAGCGAAAAAGGCGGCAATATCCGGCGAGGGTGAGAACAGTCACAGTCCCATTCCAAAAGGCATCGGGAGCCCTTCTACTCCGGTTGCTAAACGGCTGTATTGGAAGACCGCTGCATTCGCCAGCAAGCAAGTGGAGCTGGCAAAAGCCCTATTTAAAAAATAG